The window TCTCCTTCTTCACTTGTTACACGTACCTTGCCGTGATTGCCGTGGATTGCATTATAGACTTGTGCAAGTCCCATTCCTTTTCCATCCTGTTTCAAAGTAAAAAAAGGAGTTCCAAGTAGGCGAATTTTGTCTTGTGGAATACCAATTCCAGAATCAGAAATGTTTAGATGGATTTCATGGAGGTCTTCATTTTGCTCAATGAACAAAGTTCCACCTTTAGGCATCGCTTCAATTGCATTTTTAATTAAATTAAACAAGGCTTTTTTAATTTGATCTTTTCTACCGACAACCATGGCACATTCATTATCAAATCTCTTTATTAGGTTGATATCATAAAGTTGGTTTTGAAATAAAAGTAAGATGGATTCTATTTCGGCACATACATTGAAAGATATTTGTTTTTCCTGAGCGAATTCCGGTTTGGAGACACTCATTAGATCATTTAGAATATGAATGGCTCGGTCCAATTCACTTTGGGCAATTTGAGAATATTCTTGATTGTAGGTTTGTTCCATTAATTGTAGAAATCCTTTCACAGCAGTCAAGGGATTTCGGACTTCATGTGCAATACCAGCAGCCATTTCTCCTATGGATGATAATAAGTGGTTATTCCAGTTATTATGGTCATGAGATGTTTGCAAATAATTGATATTTAACATATATACATGGATTTTATCTAGCTTTTGATCTTTGAATGTTCGGTGGAATAAGAAAAAGTATGGTTGTGTATCGAAAGTCAAAATGAACGAGCTGGATTTACCCATGAAACATTCATGTAGCTTTGTCTTAATTTCATTGTTTTTAACTTGATGAAATAAATTGTTACTTTCAGTTTCATCTGAGTTTAAAAGTCTTTTACCTTCATTGTTAGCACTTAGAATCATTGCATCGGGATTGAGTTCAATTAAACCATATGAGATCTCTTGGTTAGCGGGAGATTTAATCATAGTAATTCCCCTGCCCCTCTTTGAGCCATTTGACTGCTCTAACCTTAGTACCCAGGTTAACGGTACTTGTGATTTCAAATACATCCATTAATCGTTTCACTCCTGACAACCCCAATCCTAATCCTGTTTTAGAAGGGACAGTATTATTTAAAACTTGCTCAAGGTTCGGAATGCCTGGACCTTGGTCAATTGCGATTATTTCTATACCATAGGAGGGGTCTGGCTTAATAAAAAGCTCGCCTTTGCCAGCGTAAAAGACAATATTGCGGGTTAGTTCCATTATGGATACTACTAATTTGGTTTGTTGGCTCTTATTCAAGCCGCATTCGTCAGCAACTCTTTTACCAATTGAACTCGCCATATAAACATCATCTTCTCGTTCAATAACAATCCTGTACAAATTTGTCCCCTATTCCTTTCAAAAATGTAAAAATGAGTATATTTCCACAGTGTATTTTATCACACTTATTCAGAGAAATGGTGAATTATTTTAAAAATATTGAAAATTCCTATTATAATATAGGCTTTTAGATGATTAACTATCCTACAATAAATTTTCCTAGTAATATTCAAAAAGCTGCTACCGGGAATGAGCGGTAGCAGCTTTAATATTTATCCTATTCTTTATTACCCACCAACACTTTTTTTCTGTGGTTTTAAATGGGTAAGGAGTCCATGATATTCGGTAATATATAGTTCGATACCAGGCATTTCATCAAGATAATGGTCTTGCAAAAGCTGGAAGTAATTCACCCTGTGAAGTGAATCATAAGGCATTGCTGGATATGCATTATTCTTTTTATAAAATAAATTAACTGCCTTTTGTACCTTGTCGATGATAGGAGGAATGTTTTTGTCCTTTTCCTCAAAAATATCAAACGTCTCTTTTGACATATAAAATGGTTTGCTTGGTATCCCATGAAGGTAGGGAGCGAGCCGATCAAAGTTAATGCTGTTATCCTCTTTTACAAGGATAGTTCTGTTAATTCCTTTTGGTAGGTCATCAGAAAATTGGCGTACCGCATAACGGACATCATAGAGTGTAGATTCAATGATAGGCCATTCAACAGCTTCCTCTGAATTTTTTCTATTATCTTGTGTTTTTATTTTTGGCTTTCCTTTCTTTGAAAGGATTCCAAGATATTTATACATCATTACATAACCTATTAGACAACCAACGACAAGTCCGCAGAGCAAACCGATAACGGTATAAGATGGATAATTATGAAGATTCTCGTCCATTTTTGCTCCTAATTGGTAACCTCCAAAGATGGATAATCCTAGTGCTATTCCGCCCATGATGTGAATTGATGATGTTTTTACTAAAAAGTTCACGAACTCTTGTAAGCTTGTTTCAATCCCTTTGCTTCCCTTTTTTAAGGGGTTTTTTAGGTCACTTATAATTTCCTCTGAAGCATGGCAGTCTTTGAGAAAGTTTTCAATATAATTATTTGTAGTTTCCTGATCATGTTTTATTACGTATGCTGTCTTACGGAAATTCCCTCTTACATATTTGATATTAAACCACTTTTGTTCTTCTTCCAGCTCTACCATTTCTATTACTTTACCATGTTCTTTTAAATAGGTGCTTTTCATGAGGCACCACGCACCCCGCGTACATTCTTAGGTCTACCGTCATCGTATGCTTGGGTACGGATCATCAAAGCATCTTTTCGGGCGTCCTTAACAATTTGGGCAGCCTCCTGTCGCCCTTTTTCTATAATCTCTCTAGCCTCCCGTGTTGCTTTTTCAGTCATTTCTCGTTGTCGAATCATATTGTTCTCTGCATCCTGTTTATAGGTATCAGCTAGCTGGAGTTCATTTCCAATCGTTTCTCTCCTACGCTCCAATGCCTCAACTAGTTTACCAAGAAACTTCTTCTTAAGAATGAAAATTAGAATCGTAAACAAAATAGCTTGGTAAACCATTGTTCCAATTGAAACAGGCATACCAAAAATTTCAAAATCCCCCATTTTTCATATCCCCTTTATACCGCTTCATTTACTCTTTGACCAACATAAACCATGAAAAGTGTTACAAAAATGTATGCCTGGATTCCACCGATGAATAAGCAAAATGCCTGCCATATAATCATAGGACCTGCAGTAAGTAGACTTGCACCAATACCAGTAAACACACCCCCGTCAAATCCATGTGTCACTGCTCCGGCAAGAATACCAAGCATTATTTCCCCTGCATAAATGTTTCCGAACAGCCGAAGCCCAAGGGTAAGCGTGGACGCAAATTGCTCAAGAATATTAATTAAAAAGAGGGCTTTGAAGGGCTTAAAGAAACTAAGCAAATACCCCTTAAATCCGTGCAGACGAATGTCAATATAATGGGTGTAAACAATCATCATGATCGCTAGTGTCAGTGTGACATGGGCGTCTGAGGTCGGGGATTTCCACCAGGTAGCATGGTTTTCTCCAGCAATGATGGAAAATGGGATTCCCATAATGTTTGCGATTAAAAGATAGAGAAGAAGCCCTACACCTACTGAGAGGATAAAAAAATTGTCTTTAATCCCAATGGAATTTTCCATGATATTTTTTACAAAGTCGATAATCCATTCCATAAAATTTTGCAGTTTTCCTGGTTTTTTATCTGTGATGTGCCTTGTGCAATAATAAACAAAAATAAGCACAACCAATGCCGCGATGGTGCTACTCAGGATTATTGACAGATCGAATGTCATTCCAAACAATTGCACAAGAGGTCGAGTGGAGTGCATATAAATACCTTCTTCCTGTTATTGGTTACTTCCAGAAAGCGGTGGGGAGGATGTAGGAGAGTATGTATGTTTGGGTAAATTTTACTATATTTATACCTTTATTATACAAAACATTTAATCAAAGTGATGATACGAATGTGTCGAAAAATAAAAAATTCTGAATATTATTTTAATTACTATTGAAATAGTCGATATAGATTACCCGACCTGATAATAACAATTAAAATCCCAGTCTAAAGGGGAGGTTGGGGTTCTATAAAAACGCTCATGTTAAAGAAGGCAACAACCAGAGCTTACTGGTTTTGCCTTCAAAATAGTATATAAAAAAAATAGTTACTCAGATACAGGACTGAATTCGTGGACCCACACTCTCATTTTGGGGAGCCAAGGCATTCCTGGATGAAAGGATAAAATCTTATTTTTATATTCTTCTACCGTTTCAAATCCTTCTTGGCGAGCATGCTCATCAGTTAATTGACCAAGAGACTGAGAATACACTCGTTCGACGATGAATTTTTTATCCTTCAAAATCATAATTTCTCCAACATCTGCATATCTGCCATTCCGGCGTGTGGCTGTTTTCCGGCCTTCCATTACTTTGTTAACATCTTCAGATACTGTTACAAGTCGATCAATCGTACATGTTTTTGGCGGCAGTGCATTGGTTTCTTTATCAGCAGTCATTGAAAAGCCTCCTTTTATCTGTTTTCACGTTATTAATGTAACATATTTCAAACTAAGACCAAAATTTTCAATACCTGGCTATGCATTCAATTTAAAAATATACGTTGGATTCAAGTGTAAAAGCTTTATTAGATTTTCTTTTTGTCTCTGTTAAATTAGAATGTTGATTTCCGTTCCAGGCGCTTCGCTTTCCGCGGGGCGGGCGGTGAGCCTCCTCGTTGCTAAAGCTCCTGCGGGGTCTCACCTGTCCCGCTGCTCCAGCAGGAGTCTCGCGCCTTCCACTCCAATCAACATTGAGCTTTAAAATAGCCTTCTTTTTAAGATCATGTAATGCTACTTTTTACCGCTACTTCTCACGGCTTTTCCATATTAAAATGTATATAAGATAGATTAGATATAAATTTTAAACTGAGAGGAAGGAAATGGCAGAATGCAGAGCTTCAAGGGGAAACATTCATCTAAAAGACTATTTATTCTTTCCACTATATTTCTATTATTTATTAGTTGCTTTACAAGTTTTAGGATCGTTGAGGCTGCGAAGGTTGATAAAACAGCGCCTACTGCTCCAACAAATCTACTTGCAACTGGAGTAACAGAAACGACAATATCTTTAGGTTGGAATTCCTCTACGGATAATGTAGCGGTTACTAGTTATGATGTGTATCAAGATAATAGATTAATAGGGACAGTTTCTTCAACTCAATATGTAGTCAAGAATCTAGTCTCAAATACAACCTATAGCTTTTATATAACGGCTAGAGATGCAAAAGGGAATCTATCAAATGCAAGTAATACAATAAAAGTGACTACAAATAAGCTCATGATTGATCTACCACCACAGGTAGGTGAGTTAATGGTTTCACCCATTGCGGTTGATGGGAAAACAATAAGTGGAACAGTTACCTTATCTGTTAATCCTCTTGATGATAAAGGAATAAGTAAGGTGGAGTTCTATAGCAATAACGGGGGCTATTTAATTCGCACCCTAACTGCTGCTCCATATAATGTTAATTGGGCTACTGATCCATGGGTCCCTGATGGGGAGCAAATAGTTAAAGCAGTCGTTTATGATACCTCAAATCAAGTGGCACAAGTTTCAAGAACAGTTATTGTGAAAAATACAATCACACCAGTACAAACTGAGTATAAGACAGTAGGTTATTACACAGGCTGGTCTGCCTATTCAAATTTTCAGGTAACGGATATTGATGCAAGTAAGCTTACTCATTTGAATTATGCATTTGCCAATATCTCTTCTGATGGACAAATCGCATTGGGAGATTCCTGGGTGGATGTAGAGAAATCATTTCCAGGAGATACGTCGGATCAGCCTTATAAAGGGAATTTTTATCAATTAACCAAATTAAAACAACAATATCCTCAACTAAAAACATTAATTTCTGTTGGCGGCTGGACTTGGTCAGATAAGTTTTCTGATGTAGCACTTACTGAACAATCTAGAACAATATTTGCTGAAAGTTGTCTGCAGTTTATTCTAAAATATGGTTTTGACGGAATTGATATAGATTGGGAATACCCAGTTGTTGGAGGGCGAATAGGGAATATCAACCGGCCAGAGGATAAACAAAATTTCACGCTATTATTAAAGAAGATAAGGGAAACTTTGGATGCTCAAAGTGCTAAGGATGGGAAAAAGTATCTTTTAACCATCGCAGGTGGTGCTGGAAAAGGCTATGCAGCGAATACTGAATTGAACTTGCTTTCTTCCTATATAGATTATGTTCAACTGATGACTTATGATATCCACGGATCTTGGGATTTAATTACTGGAATGAATGCTCAGTTGTATATGGACCCTGATACCGGATTTTATTCGGAGTGGAGTGTACAAGATGCAGTCCAAACCTTTCTTAATAACGGTGTGCCAAAAAATAAGATCATAATGGGGATACCATTCTACGGGAGATCCTACAATCAAGTTACCAATGTGAATAATGGTTTATACCAGACTTTTACAGGTGCAGGTTCAGCTATTAGTTATGCAGAACTTGAGGCAAATTACGTTAATAAGAATGGATTTATTCGTTATTGGGAGCCAGACTCCAAAGTACCTTGGTTGTTTAATGGTTCACAATTTATCAGCTATGATGATGGAGAATCTATTGGTTATAAAACCTCTTATATTAAAACTACAGGTTTGGGTGGAGCCATGATGTGGGAATTAAGCCAAGATCCAAATAAAGTGTTAGTGAGTAAGATTTATAATGACTTGAGATAAGTCAACGAAGAAAGGAGAGTTGCTGATGCACTCTCCTTTTTTACATACAAAACTAATATGGCGTTTCACGCCACCATTTACCATGAAAATACATTCGAAGTACCAACCTAACTCAATAAAGGCGGTGTGAGCAGAGCTAGACTTGACCTATTTAATGCGAAAAGCGTATATTTTTCACTCAAATGGGGAATATACTTCACTTTTGCGGCGCTCCGTCCCTTTTCCACAAATGGTAAAATGAAAGAAGTAAAGCTAAGTAGGAGAGGGGACAGTTAATATGGAAATAATTGAAAAAGCTTTGGAAGTTGCAAGTAAAGCTCATGAACAACAGTATAGAAAACAAACAGATATTCCGTATATTACTCACCCTGTTGCTGTGGGAATGATTTTGATGAAAGCAGGATATGGAGAAGAGCTTATTGCTGCAGGAATATTGCATGATACGGTAGAAGACACTCTGATTTCACTTGATGATATAGATAGGATTTTTGGCAAGGAAATTGCTGGAATTGTGGAAGGGTGCTCGGAACCAGATAAATCTCTGTCCTGGGAAGCAAGGAAAAAGCATACGATTGAATTTTTAAAATTAGCACCAGAAGAGATTAGGATTGTTGCTTGTGCAGATAAACTACATAATATTAAATCAATCATCAATGATTATGAAAAAAGTGGAAATGATGTATGGGAGAGATTTAATCGAGGCAAAGATCAACAAGAATGGTATTACAGAAATATTGTTGAGAGTTTAGGTTACGTATCTTCTTTTGAATTATTAGAAGAACTGCGACGAGAGGTTGATAGGTTATTTAAGTGAATGGCTGAGCGGAAAATTTAGAGGGGGACCTAAAAAACGGCCACCCCTTTTGATAAACTCACATCGCTTTATTTTCTACTGCACGCCATTTGTTTGCTTCCTGTGTAATCGCTGAGTAATTACGTTCAAAATCTTCTGATGAAACTGGCTTACTAAAGTAGAAACCTTGAATTTCATCACAAGCTTGTTTTTGCAAAAGTAACACTTGTTCTTTTGTTTCTACTCCTTCAGCTGTAACAGCAAGATTCAAATTATGGCCCATATTGATAATGGTAGAAACAATAGCTTCATTACTAGGATTCACATTCATATCCTTAATAAATGATTGATCAATTTTAACACGATCGATTGGTAATTGACGTAGATAGCTAAGAGAGCTGTACCCGGTACCAAAGTCATCTACACTAATTCGAACACCTAAACTTTTGAGTTTCATTATTATTTCAAGCGATCTTTCGAAATCCATTGACATGCTTTCAGTAATTTCTAACTCTAAGAGCTCAGGCTTTATCCCGGAATCTTTGATTATTTTTTCTACAGTGCTAACAATTTTTGATTGTAATAATTGTCGGGTTGATAAATTAACTGAAACAGGAATTGGGGGAAACCCCTTTGAATGCCAAGTAACACATTGAATACAAGCTTCACGTAATACAAATTCTCCAATTGGGACGATTAGTCCCGTTTCCTCTGCTGATGGGATAAAGTTCCCTGGTGAAATAAGTCCTTTATCTGGGCTCTTCCAGCGAACCAGCGCTTCAAGACCAGCGATGGAGCCAGATTGCAAGCTAACTTTCGGCTGATAATAAACGACGAATTCATCTCTTTCCAAAGCCTTTCGAAGTTCATTTTCTAAAGTCAGCTGATCAAAAGACAGGTCATCTTTGCTTTGTGTATAAATAGCAAAACTTTTTTTGCCATGTTCTTTTACTCGGTACATCGCCCGATCGGCATTTTTAATTAAATGCTCAGCATCCAAACCGTCGTCCGGATAAAAAGCAACTCCGATGCTTGCCGAAATAGGAATTTCATATTCTTTTATGAAAAATGGTTCTTCCAAGCTATCAATTATTTTTTGTACCTTTGAGACTGCTTCTTCACGACTACTTATATTTGGCAAAAGAATAGAAAATTCATCTCCTCCAAACCGGGTAACTGTATCTTCATCAGAAAGACAACTTACCAGTTTACTTCCGATTTTTTGTAATAAGAGATCCCCGGTGGTATGACCCAATGTATCATTTACCACTTTAAATCGATCAAGATCTAGAAATACTACCGCTACTTGAGAGTTTGGGTGGTTCTTGGCATTTTTCATTGCCTCATTCAAACGAGTTTTAAACAATCGGTAATTTGGTAGATTGGTTAAGTAGTCGTGATAGGCTAAATTTTGTAATGATTCATAAGCTGTCATCCTGTCAAGGGCTAGTGCTATTTGATTGGTAAAGATAGAAAGTGTATCAACCATCTCATCTGAAAAATAATCAGGGATTTTGCTTGCAATACTTAAAGCCCCAATAGATTTATTTTTTGCAATGATTGGCAGAATTAAGAGAGAATGTAATCCTTTATTAAGGAGCTGTTCCCCATAATAAGATAAACGTATGTTATTTAAATTATTATGGATGACCGTTTGTTTATTACAGATTGCTTGATGTAAAGAGGTGTTGGCATTTTGCAAATCTTGAGAACGAATATTTCCATTTTGGTCCAACTCGAACATTTCTAAAGTATTATTTTTATTTAAAAAAGTTAAAGAAATTTGGTTTGTATGACTATGTTTTATGATGCTAACCAATATGCTTTTCATGACTTCTACTCTTTGAATATTATCCTTTATAACGGAGCTGGATATATTAGCCAACCCTTCAAGAATGTCCACCTTTTCGGATAAATCCTTAGTTGCCTTGTTAATTTCCTCGACTAATATTTCTTCGTGATGGTTTATAGTGTGAGCCATTTTATGAAATGCAAGAGCTAATTCCTGAATTTCAACAATTTTATCTTCTACTACATCAAAATGACGCTCCCCTTCTGCCATTTTCTTGGTTGCTGCTATTAACCTATTGATTGGGGAGGCTAATCTTTTGCTAATTAAATACGAAAAAATGAGAGATAGAAAGGAAATAATCAATGTTAGGATAGCTGTACTGACATAAAGGCTTTCTTGTTTTTGTTGTAATGTATCCGTTTTTAATGCAATTTCAACCTCGCCCACATTTTCTTGAAAATATTGAAGTGGGACTTTTTCAACAACAATATTTTCTTTATCAATCGTGGTTTCACCCTTTTGGTTGATTGTGGCACCACCCTTATCTTTCACGATAACGTAAGCAATGTTTGGTTCGGATAGTAATGAATAAGTAAGAGGACTAATATGCGAATAGTCCTCTTGAAGCATGTATAAGCCGATTGCAGAGTTTAAAGTATTAGCTGCGGTAATCCCTTCATTTCTTAAAAGGGTTTCAAGGTGTGTTGATTCTTGCCAAAGGTTTAGACCGCTAAATGTGAAAATTCCAATAAGTACAAGGCTATTGAAGGCAAACCAGAAGCGGAAGGCTAGTCTATTGTGCCACTTCATGATATCGGACCTCCTCAAGGAGAGTTAGCCATTGTTGATAATTTTCTGCTTGTTGAGTTCGGCCATAACGTTCAGTAATTTTGTCCCATTCAACTGTTGAATCCTGTAGTGCCTTTTCCGGTGATAAATTATGGATGAGAGCGGAATAAATATTCTTATCAAGCACTTGCATATACTCCCAACCACCTGGAATCATCAAATCTGCATTTGGATTACTCAAGCTTGATTTTACTGTGTTTAAAAAATCCTTGTTAAGCTGCTTTGACGGGAATGCACCTATCCCACCTGTTGAAAAATGACTGAGCCGAAAAGGGTCATTAATGGTTTCTTTAGATGCTATTGCCTGCTTACTAACATCTTTTGAGGTAATATATGAAATGATTTCCCAAGCTTTATCAGGCTTTGTCGATTTCTTGGATATTCCTAATACTCGGCCAATCCAAACTCCACCGCGGGGATTCTTTGGATTATCAGCTGGGACTAGGGTCCAACCAACTTTATTTTCAACCTTGGATTTCCATATTTTCTTATCGTAAGAAAAGCGTGAAGTGTCACTCCACTGAACGACCATGGCAACGTTTCCATGAAGGAATGAATTATTTAGATCAATCCAATCATACATAGAATTTGGTGGAGTCGCACCACTATCATTGAGGTTGATTAAATCTTGGAGAGCTTTAATTCCTTGCTGATTTTGGATTAGTGGGTTCATATTTTTATCAAAATATTGTCCACCCATAGATAAATATCGTTCGGCAAACCAAATGTATCTTTTAGCATCACCGCCAAAAATTGCGGTTCCATATAGATCAACTTTACCGTCGTTATTAGTATCTTTTGTAAGAAAGTGAGCGATTTGGTCATACTCCTCCCAAGTATTAGGTGGGGTTAAATTATGACCATATATTTTTCGGTAATCGTCATTATACTTTTTAAAAAGGTCTTTCCGATAAAATAACAAATGGGTGTCACCATCATAAACCATCCCATAATCATGGCTACCATACTTCATATAAAGATTGCGATAAACGGGAATTATGTCATCCATATCTTTTGTATTTTGAATGTATGAATCTAATGGAAGTAACATATCTCTTTCAGCATATTCAGGTATCTTTCCAGGGAATATCATATAAATATCGTAAGTTTCTTTGCTAGCAAATAAGAAATCTTCGAGATTATCGTTGAGTCTATTAGGATAGTGATATTCCAACTGGACACCGAACTTTCTCTCAATGTTTTTTTCTTCCTTTTTAAATAAAACCAATGCCTGTTCTGAATCAGCAATAATAGATATCGTGGGCAGTTTAATTTTTGAGGTAGTACCTTTATTATTTTTGGGCTCTGAATAACATCCTGTCAGCATGATCATGAGCACGAAAAGCCAAAGCATTAACTTCGGTTTCATAGGAATACCCCCATTATTGTATAGGTATATTATACCAATCTAATGTTGTTTAGCGACGGGTTCACAAAATTGTTAAACAAATAATAAGATTAAAAAAACTCGGAAAAAGGAAGGTTGGTATATATAATAAAAATAGTTTACTGTGAAATGTAAATTTAATTGCATATCATCTATACTAATAAAAGGTAGACAAACAATTATTTTGAAAAAGGTGAAACAAATGGAAAATCAAGCAATACTTGCTTTAGGAATCTTTATTATTTCATACGCTATTATTATTTCAGAAAAAATTCATCGCACGATTATCGCGATGCTTGGTGGGATACTCGTTGTAATGTTTGGGGTTCTCGATCAGGAAACAGCCATCCACCATATTGATTTTAATACTATCGGGTTATTGATTGGTATGATGATCATTGTCTCGATTACAGCGGAGACAGGTGTTTTTAAATATATTGCAATCTGGCTAACGAAAAGAGTCCATGGAAACCCTATTTCCATCCTAGTAGTTTTAAGTTTATTTACGGCTGCTGCTTCAGCTCTTCTTGATAATGTCACCACTGTATTGCTTGTCGTTCCAGTGACAATTAGTATTACGAAACAATTAAAATTAAACCCGATGCCATATTTAATCTTGCTTATTCTATCATCGAATATCGGTGGTACAGCGACGATGATCGGTGACCCCCCGAATATTATGATTGGAAGTGCGGTAAAGGAGCTAACGTTTCTGTCATTTATTGATAATTTAGCTTCGATTTGTATAATCATATTGTTGATAACAATAGTGATTTTCGTGTTGATTTACCGAAAATCCCTCCATACTACTGAAGAATTGAAGAGAGAACTATTAAAGAAGAATGAAAACGATGAACTGACAAATCTAAAGCTATTAAGAAAATGTTTGTTCATTATTTTCTTTACTATTGGTGGCTTTTTCCTTCATCAGTACATTCATATTGAAACAGCTACTATTGCCCTATTAGGGGGATTTCTGTTATTATTGCTCGCTGGGAAAAATCATCTCGATCGTGCATTAGAAAAAATAGAATGGACAACCTTATTCTTTTTTATCGGTCTGTTTGTCATGGTTGGTGGGCTTGTTGAAACGGGTTTGATCGCATCATTAGCCGAGAAGGCGATGTCATTGACAGGGGGAGAACTGAAATCAACTGCCATCCTCGTTTTATGGATGAGTGCAATCATTTCGGCATTTGTAGATAATATCCCGTTTGTAGCCACGATGATTCCAATGATTCAAGAAATGGGAAAGATGGGAATAACCAATTTAGAACCGCTTTGGTGGGCATTATCGTTAGGGGCTTGCCTTGGCGGAAACGGGACTTTGATTGGGGCAAGCGCTAATCTCGTAGTGGCAGGTCTAGCCGCAGCAGAGGGCTACCACATTTCCTTCTATAGGTATATAAAAATAGGCTTTCCGTTAATGCTCATTTCTATTTTAATATCAACAGTATATATATTTTTGCGTTACTTAATGTAAATTAATTTAGGGTAAAATAATGACTCATATCGTGCTGTTTAAAGCCTTTCCTACGTTTAGGAAAGGTTTTTATTTTGTCTTTTATGCATAATTTCCTACCAGAATGGGAAACTTTATTCAGTATAAATAATTACGGCGAATCAGAATCAAAATTTGCTGCTAAAAGCTATTTCTGGGGGAGAATATGATGATATTGAATAAAGAACAGCTCAGAGAAGAGGCTCATAAATCAGCATTGAGTCACGACCCTTTCATAAGCCGAAAGCCCTCGGCACGTTTTTGGCGGGTAAATGAATCAGATCACGAGAATTTGCGAAACCTTGTTAAAGATTTGCGAGAAACTCGTTCTTCCTGCTCACAACCAGCTGAAGAATGGCTTTTAGATAATGCAGAGTTTTTAGAAGAGCAAGTCCTCGTCATTAAACACGATTTATCCAAAAGGTTAGTAAACTCTTTACCCCACCTCAGTAAAACGGGTGAGTCAAGAGTTTTTTCTATCTGTACGGATTATCTTCAATATACTGATGGGAACTTGGATAAGGATTCGTTTATTTCATATTTCCAGGCTTATCAAGAAGTTTCTGTTTTGACCATTGCTGAAGCATGGACGATTCCTCTTATCCTGAGGGTAGCATTAATTCGTCGTTTGGCTGGAATCGTAGATTCTATAAGGGAACGTCGTGATGTCTGTATGTTAGTAGAGAAGTTACTGTCCAATCTCGAAGCATCAGAGATTACTCCTGAGAAGCTTAAGGAGGTGTTGGAGAGCGCAGGGCAAGAAATGCCTCTCTCCGGACCGATGATCGTTCATCTGGTGCAACACCTTAGGGAAAGAGCTGATTACTCAGCGACTGTTGGAGAATGGCTAATCTGCAAACTGGAGAACGGACCAGAGAGCTTAGATCATATATTGTCTTATGAATATCAGCTTCAAGCAGCCTTCCAAGTGACAACTGGGAATATTATTACAAGCATACGAAAACTATCTCGTTGGGATTGGCAAGAATCGTTCGAGCAAATCAGTATGGTCGA of the Bacillus sp. 1NLA3E genome contains:
- a CDS encoding glycosyl hydrolase family 18 protein, giving the protein MQSFKGKHSSKRLFILSTIFLLFISCFTSFRIVEAAKVDKTAPTAPTNLLATGVTETTISLGWNSSTDNVAVTSYDVYQDNRLIGTVSSTQYVVKNLVSNTTYSFYITARDAKGNLSNASNTIKVTTNKLMIDLPPQVGELMVSPIAVDGKTISGTVTLSVNPLDDKGISKVEFYSNNGGYLIRTLTAAPYNVNWATDPWVPDGEQIVKAVVYDTSNQVAQVSRTVIVKNTITPVQTEYKTVGYYTGWSAYSNFQVTDIDASKLTHLNYAFANISSDGQIALGDSWVDVEKSFPGDTSDQPYKGNFYQLTKLKQQYPQLKTLISVGGWTWSDKFSDVALTEQSRTIFAESCLQFILKYGFDGIDIDWEYPVVGGRIGNINRPEDKQNFTLLLKKIRETLDAQSAKDGKKYLLTIAGGAGKGYAANTELNLLSSYIDYVQLMTYDIHGSWDLITGMNAQLYMDPDTGFYSEWSVQDAVQTFLNNGVPKNKIIMGIPFYGRSYNQVTNVNNGLYQTFTGAGSAISYAELEANYVNKNGFIRYWEPDSKVPWLFNGSQFISYDDGESIGYKTSYIKTTGLGGAMMWELSQDPNKVLVSKIYNDLR
- a CDS encoding HD domain-containing protein, translating into MEIIEKALEVASKAHEQQYRKQTDIPYITHPVAVGMILMKAGYGEELIAAGILHDTVEDTLISLDDIDRIFGKEIAGIVEGCSEPDKSLSWEARKKHTIEFLKLAPEEIRIVACADKLHNIKSIINDYEKSGNDVWERFNRGKDQQEWYYRNIVESLGYVSSFELLEELRREVDRLFK
- a CDS encoding EAL domain-containing protein, whose amino-acid sequence is MKWHNRLAFRFWFAFNSLVLIGIFTFSGLNLWQESTHLETLLRNEGITAANTLNSAIGLYMLQEDYSHISPLTYSLLSEPNIAYVIVKDKGGATINQKGETTIDKENIVVEKVPLQYFQENVGEVEIALKTDTLQQKQESLYVSTAILTLIISFLSLIFSYLISKRLASPINRLIAATKKMAEGERHFDVVEDKIVEIQELALAFHKMAHTINHHEEILVEEINKATKDLSEKVDILEGLANISSSVIKDNIQRVEVMKSILVSIIKHSHTNQISLTFLNKNNTLEMFELDQNGNIRSQDLQNANTSLHQAICNKQTVIHNNLNNIRLSYYGEQLLNKGLHSLLILPIIAKNKSIGALSIASKIPDYFSDEMVDTLSIFTNQIALALDRMTAYESLQNLAYHDYLTNLPNYRLFKTRLNEAMKNAKNHPNSQVAVVFLDLDRFKVVNDTLGHTTGDLLLQKIGSKLVSCLSDEDTVTRFGGDEFSILLPNISSREEAVSKVQKIIDSLEEPFFIKEYEIPISASIGVAFYPDDGLDAEHLIKNADRAMYRVKEHGKKSFAIYTQSKDDLSFDQLTLENELRKALERDEFVVYYQPKVSLQSGSIAGLEALVRWKSPDKGLISPGNFIPSAEETGLIVPIGEFVLREACIQCVTWHSKGFPPIPVSVNLSTRQLLQSKIVSTVEKIIKDSGIKPELLELEITESMSMDFERSLEIIMKLKSLGVRISVDDFGTGYSSLSYLRQLPIDRVKIDQSFIKDMNVNPSNEAIVSTIINMGHNLNLAVTAEGVETKEQVLLLQKQACDEIQGFYFSKPVSSEDFERNYSAITQEANKWRAVENKAM